The Topomyia yanbarensis strain Yona2022 chromosome 3, ASM3024719v1, whole genome shotgun sequence nucleotide sequence CTGCTATACTCAAAATGATATAGAcaatatagaggaatggtgcTTACTAAACGTCATGCCGATCTACTTCGATAAGCTTCGGACGCTTGGCAGTTCtaaggcgttgcgaatatacCCTTTCGcttcgccgaccacatcactTCAACAACGGCAAAGGCATTTGCAACAATGGGCTTTCTAAAACGGAACACAGTTGATTTTGTGGATTTGTACGCgctgaaatcaatatattgcgTAATGGTCCGGAACACCTTAgagtatgctgtacaagtatgggcgACATACAACGCCGTCCAAATGGTTCGCATAGACTATGAACTATGGTGGAAAATTATGATATTTCGTGGTACTAACAATGAGTCAATTTCTATGTCTCCAGCCAACGGACGTATCCAGAAGCTCTTGCAAACGGACGCAGTCGTCGATAGAGCGAACTGCAAGGTACAACTATAAATCATCAGCATAAACCAGTGTACTTCTAACACCAAGCACCATaatttttggttcagtgtattcttACCGATTAGTTTGCttcacgcagaagaatcaggcctttttgaaaCAACAACACAAAATTGGCGTTTCtcgaaagcatgtatttggtttagttcaactAATACTTCTTCTTGCGTTTttaatagaaacattgttgaaacaaaataaaagtttgttagATCTAACTTCTCTTTGTTCAAAACCAACAGGATCTTAGTTTGATTTCAACTAAATTAGAGCTGTTTTCTCCTTTGAttaataaaaaagatttttttttgtttcttcaaacttgtttgttcggttaaatttatcatgattttgttgtttcaaacgaaatatttgttgaaactattgaaaagtCAACAAATGAAAttgttggtaatttcaaccaacagtattgattgaatcaaacctgaatcttgtttatcactatatcaaacgggaaaattgttatttaaaatcaaaatttgtgTACCTTTACTGACTTTTTTCACCAAAATTTTCAACCGAACGCAGtgccatctatatttcattgtctgcattctcagatcggcacgcattatggcaagtgcatgcgAACACTGCGTGAAAATCGTCAAATCGTACGACGCCTTCATCCAACGcatgggtttttgcaaaaatctgGTGGATATGGAATGCGCgaaacaacttaacaagccgATTGAGGATTCTTGCGGAAAATCCAAACTTATTTTGGAtatgcaatgaatgtgtcaagctgatgaagtttgTTAGCTTTCGTGACATCGTTTCTTtgcttggatgtgttatcgctgctatcgctgggaacACGGATGAGGTCTGAGCTGAACTaaaaggccgagttatccaaaaataataaaatttcgcgCTCCGCTAGAAAGGTCCAGTTCGGCCAAATCCTGATACCTCTCAACCACGTCAGAAACATCGCCACGAGTATGGCCATaatccgagcaatattcttgttggcgTTCGAAAGCTAGTCAACATTGTTACGTTTAAACCTCCCACGCCGTTGCTCTGGttgtatctttcccgctttcatccgAGCGTTAGCAAGGGGAATGTCGAACAATATGTCCAAAGAAATTGCAACGAGcagataaaggttattccgcttgttaaataAGGCATAAAagtcagtactttgaacttcatatccttcaacGTTGGAGTTTATCCAAAGTACCGCGGCGATGCAGCTCCtaaccctgacacatggccgcaaggcatactgttcagggaatttgaggatAGCCGTATCCAGAGCCTTTTGGTGACCGCCGACACATTTTCCTccgcctccagaagaagcatgtactCCGCTAATGGAACCAGTCCCATCAACGACCCTGCCGATCGCAACGAGGTTGATACTATGGAAGCCCTGGAGatccccgctacagtcgagcccttgccgccagcgttcagcagtctTCCTGATTCTGTATGTATGAGtggagaaggggtcttccaagccgcctttctcggaaAGTTTTATATAAATTGTAACGGTACAACGGTTGAGCCGATTCACGCTGCTAGCTCATTATCTAACTATCGCCGTAAGCTACTACCGTCCGGATCGCCATCGGGGTTCAACGCATAATGGGATGTACCGCAGTTCGAACTATGGAAGCTCCCAATCCCTCCGACACAACCGAGCATTTGCAACCAGCGATCATCGGTcatcccggtcctgtgtgtgggatgggtgaaaggatCTTCCAATCCGCTATGAAAGTCAAGTATACAACTGCTCCGAGCACTTCATAGGCCGAtgcattcttcgcttccagtaatttgccGTTCGCACCGACATCTTGTTACCAGATGTCAACCAATTCTTTCGCCGATGACGATCGTCGTATTCTGGGGCGCGACGCATTTGATTCGGGATGCGTCGATTGTTagccgttccgatactgttcgtgggattgacTAAGGGATCTTCTAACACGCCCAAAACGGCTTCAGTCTCTACTggacctgatccgtcctccaacaacattaAAGTTTGttaccaaaatgttggtggcttaaattcatcaacggacagccaTTTGATCGCGACCATGGGCTGCTGTTATGCAGTGgatcgacaaccgtactctgtctcgccaggtgtttGGCTCAACATTCGATGCCTACCGCTGTGATTGCAATGCCcacaacagccacaagacatcaggtggtggtgtgcttatcgtcgttcgccgtggtataaaagcccgaatGATCCGAACAAGtccaaaccacatacttcatacatcgtggataaggcatgaAGACAgtttgggttcatcttccgaatagcgaaaaactttagggACGTTTACCGTTTAAAATCACTCTAATGCGCGTTGGTTCGCTccacactagaatattgtactgttgtttggaatccgtaccaCCAGAACggcgttgacagaatcgaggctgtccaacgtcGGTTTATACGCTTTGCAATCCGACATCTTCCATGGCAAAACAGATATCAGCTGCCGAGCTAGAAAAACCGTTGTTACTTAATAAAGCTCGACACAGTAGACacccggagggactgctctcgagctcTGTTCGTCTCGGATCTTCAACCCGCGTTTGAactctacgcaataactctcttctgcgattactgttcaggagaaccaaccaTGGTCGCCAGAGTGCTGTTACcagacttcagtgtatttttaataGTGTGGCAACGGCTGTTGACTTGAACCTAacgaggaattcgataaaagctTAAACAATTTCTATCGTGGAATGCTATTAGTTTAAGcgaccaccattggggccaaggagTCTGTTGGTGaagatacaacaaataaacacaaacaataaACAAAGAACAATACAAACAGTGCCTTGTGGGACTTCAGATCTGTTCGTAAAATGAGAGTAAACTCAGGATTCCAGTCTCGTGGGTAGGACTCTAACACACAAATAAGGCCTTAACCAGTCAATATACTTCCGTTGTGCACCAAGCCATGGCATTCTTTAAGAGTATTCACTGCACCCTTCAAATCGGTGTAAACTGTAGGTGGAAACATGAAAgagtattttcaaatcgcttgaaaTGTAACCTGCTTAAACGATTTGTTGAAGAAATTAAACAAAAGCTTGACAAAACAGTAGCGGATTATAAACGGTAGCTGTTATGCCACCCAGTCCCGCCGAGTATTTGCAATTTATTCGCGGTGGAAACaatcatctatggagtgataaGGATAATATTAAAACCAACAAAATTTTCAAGATCATCCATGGAGGCGTTCTCAGCTTCCACGCCAGAGATATTATTCACAACAAAGACAGAAAAGAAACCTCGTTAAGCCGAATCTTCGGAAGAGTTCGCCGCATTTTCGCTTGAAGttcaaaaatttccaaaattatgTTGGATTCAGATGCATGTCAGTTTGAGCCCGTTTGAGTTTCATATACTGCGGTATTCAATCGACGATATTCTTCCCTCGATATCTTTTGGCATTACGCCGACAACGCCCGGCATTATCGACGGTCTAAAATCCTTGTAGAACTAAGTAGGGTGTATTTAAAGGATGGATGGGGGGTAGGGATTGCAATTGTGTGATGTTCGGGTTCTTGTTCTATCACTACGCGTTTTATGtgcatctccgacgtattgggctcgacATCCATCTTTTTGTATGGTCATGTGCCGGGTATTGAAACGCCAGGTTTCAgctaaaggattcccttcggccATAAAGttccatattttcaacatcaAGTAGGTATTTATATTAACATGGTAATTTGATGATTCAACATATCAAAAGATCCCCCCTGCTTTGCGGTAAACACCGTCAATTCCAACCACAAATGCCGACATCTGTACCCTCCGAAGCAAAAGCAGAGCGCATGTGAAAAACTAGCCACATTGAATCTACGTCAGTTTCTTGGCACGCTCTCATCTAAGCttataaaaaattacaaaactaAAAATGCAATATGTGTTATGTTTCGTTAGAAGCGTCCTCGTGTATTGAGTTTAGATCAAAATTGTTGAACTTATAATCGTACACGTTTGAAAATCGCTGTTTATCGGCTCGACGCTGTGCGTAAGGACTACTACTACTGTTGGCTCCGATTACCCCCACGCCACCATAATTCTGATAAGTTCCTCCGCTGAGAATGCTACCGTTGCAATCTCCACCAACACCACCACTTGCACTTCCATTGCCGACGGCAGCAAAGCTAATTGAACCGAGCGTCCCGGTGCTGATAACACTACTTCGGTTACTGTTGGCACTCCAGAAACTTGGACTAAACTGACTGAAGGATGGCTGAGGAGATATAGGATTCCCGGCAGACGCATGTACCAGCTGGGACTGCtgttgatatttatttttgtagAACTTATAATTTTTGTGATGTGTTTGTTTAGTTTTTTGGAGCATTGGATCCAATTCGCTGTAGCTGGGACTGGCACAATGCGCCCGGGGACTTCCGGGACAAGTGTGTGGAAGTGAGTTTGTTGGAAGTTGGTCAGAGATCGTGTCGTAACTGTTAAGGTAAGACGACGATCCTGATGGTAACATGTTGGATTGTTCCATCGAAGAGCTTGTGGAAGTCGTAGACGAGATGGTAGTAGTCGAAGAGGATGACGAGTCAGAAAGGACTAGCAAGTTGTTTTGGGATGGTGCACTACAGCTGTTGTTCAGACTGTTTATGCTAGAATGGCTATAATAAGGTGGATGGTTTGAATAGAACATCTTGCTAGATTGATCGTGCAATTGCAGGTCTTGGGGTGATTTTCTACCGATAGCACGGTTTTTGTGATACGGGTACCTTGGTAGAGTcaaattgatgtttatattgatctgttgttgctgctgttgctgttgaagtatttgttgttgctggttgtgtGCGTCACTGGATTGATGGTTTTGTAGCACTTCTGCGGAAGAAGTTTGCGGAACTAGTTGATTCTGACTGTCGCTGTAGGTATTGTACTTGGACTGCGGAGCGAAATACTTGAAATTCGTCGGTATCGGAGCTGCCGGAAGATGGTGTTGCGGTTGCAGACAACGTGGGTTCGGTTGGTAATTGGCATTCGGGTTATTGTTTAGCATGGGAGTGTTGTGAGTCGGCATGAAGTTCGATAATGTCACATTGCATGTCGCAGAGTGATACAGTTTTGGTTGCGTTTTTTGCGAAAGATTTACATAAGACAATGAGAGATTATTGTACTGTGATGGAGATTGCGATAATTGGACATTTTTAATTTGGCTACTATTATTGCTAGTATTAAGATGGTTTGAGTTAGTCACATTCAGATTAGTTAGATTATTGATACTGCTAAGTGATGATTTGATGGATGGCGACTTACCATTATGTAAGTTATCGTAGCTGCGCTGCCGAAAAACGCCGGTGTTTGAGTTTTGTGTTTCGTTCTGTAAATGAagggaatttttttaataatacgTAGTGTGTTTCAAAACTTGTGTTTTTTGTACATATTGCTTATGCTTATCTGATGATATGGCTGATATGACACTTTAGAACATTATATTTACCTCTAAACTATACGGTTTGTTGATTGCGTCCAATCCTGGTTGCATTACGACCAGTGGCGGAACCGGCGCGTTGTTGTATTTGTCCGGAGGTTGCATCTGTGTTCGATACTCATCAGTCACGACACCCCTCCTATTGTCAATTATAACATAGTAATCATGAAATAGACAATAGCAATAAATTATTCTGTGTCACTTTACCTATCAATTAGCGATGGAGTTATTGGTCCACAAAGAATGTGAAAACAGTTTAGACAAATATTGCCCTGAGAGTAGGGATTGACCGTCTGCTGGCCGCCTTTCGAGGTGAAAGAACCTTTTATCTGTGAATTGAGAGAAGTATAACTTTACCGACAGCGCGAAAAAATGGCAACAAGCATATTTACATCTTCATTCGTTGTCTGATCACTGGTTGTTAGGTAGGTGTGGAAGCCGGCAAGGCCTATCACGGACCACACCGAGCAGAAACAAATTATTGCTATTATCACACTAAACGGAGTCTTTTTGACAATGTCAAAAAACTGATCCTCGTCTTTGAACACTGTGGAGATGAAAGTGGGAGGAGATTTAGCACAACCAATTTCCTCTAAATGGCAATAGTGATGACGTTGACTTACACAAAACTATATGCGTTGTTGTACAAGAAAATATGAATACTGCTAAGAATGCGAGAGAGACTATAAACATATAGAAGAAACGATAGTTTCGTTTTCCCACGCAGTTGCCCACCTGCAAAaggtaaataaaaaaacaagtaTGAATACAGCCCGATCTTCACCATACGCCCAAAAACACTTACCCAAGGGCAATGATGATCGAACCGATCAACACAATTATCACATAGACTACAGTGCGATGCCCGCGGTGGTCGAAATATCTTGCAAGTAAAGCAATATTTAAGCTTTACCGTCTGACCTTTGACGAAGACTTCTTTCGTTCGGGGTGGCGGTCGGTATGTCGGGCTGTTAAGTGAGTTTGGCACTTCGATCTGCTTTTCGATGTATGCGGCCTCGTCCTGGGAGGCACGTGGAATGATCCCTGGATCGCTGAATGATGTGCGAAAAAGAGAGCTCATCGTGAACACAAACAAAATGCCTCCGATAATTGGAATAGCCAGCGTTATCCGCTCTGCCAGAAACGGACAActgaaaacaggaaaaaaaaaacgttaCAGCTTGTTTACATAAATTAACAGATTTTCTGTTTAATACTTACTCAACTGCAAAAAATAGACCACTGGTTCCGGTGATGAGCACAACGGTAAAGTAAAAGACACCGGAATTGGGAGCCGTCATCAGGTACCCATCGCAATAGAACTTGTTTCGTCCAGCAAAAATTTCCCATTTTTTCGTGACCTTCTGACTCGGTGCCATTGTTGCAAGTGCTCGTAAACTCTAAGTTTGTACTTTACTGGTGATGTTTtataataatttcaatttttcccTAAATTACGCTTGATCCTTTCCTTTCGAGTTTTACTCTTCCAGGTCGATTTGGTCTCTGAAATTGAACAAGGATAACAAAGATCCACCATTATCACAACGATTATCagtcaataaaataaatagggtgggtgctcctatagttgaggtgtaccaatagttgcagtagtgggctgtacgcctaactaaggtaccaaccatcaacaaatatttttttatcgattcatcgcactaaaattatgcgacaataaaactgttatccttcaaatttgctcgaaaaactattgaaagattggttttcttcgaattttaagctcccttgcacctatagttgatctaatgtgcctatagttgcaagtctcataagaaatcaatgggatttgctACCAtaagaaccgaaattagcgattgcaccactattggaaCATGTGtccctatagtggtacaagcgggtATGAATGCATAAATTGGTCATTAAatcatctttatattttttctatgaaGTAGGgcttgaaagctttcgtttattgtattaacattgccaaTAAGTccattcatcgattttttaacaaaagatTTACTTaggtatgcgactattggtacatccaccctagtgCATTTAACCAAATTGCCGCTTAAAGGCTTGAAGGTAGAGACCGAGGCATACGGACACGGATTTAATTTTTTGGGCAACAAGAATgttacattttattttaaactaaATGCACTAAACTAAAGCTTAGTGCCTATACaaacataagagtcccatattgaaaaacagcaagccgagaaaaacgctgttcaagatttacattttcattgagccttatggatgggacatattgatattttttcactattttctaaacaaacctgttAATCTTAATTGTGTATCGTGATTCAATGGCGATACAGAATACAaaccaacagataactcattttcgacaaaaatccatatgggactcttgtACTTTTATGGACAGATTACACTTTAACAAAAATTTACTCTCAatattttcccatttttttacgAAACTTTAAGAAAATAATGTTTTTATCCCAAAGGGTAAGATGATGTGATGTTTGAGTCAGTTTTACACCTAATAGCACATGGTGATAAATCAATAATCAATTCCCACgaactttttgtttttggaaataatggttgggtttagctgaatagtatgtgtGAAAGAATTTTAGTACATGATATGAGTCACCATAGAGGTGCAGCATAGAAGACgccaatataacttttttcgcatTGTCTCACTCATGCTGTCACTTAGCCAACGATTCCGCTCTGACCAGTCTCATTGCATTCGCATATTGCTCCGCTGGCagcattccacgtccttagCCAGATGGAGATCATCTCGCCAATTACgtataccgcctccgacgacaacgttctgtacgcgctcgcgacacgaacatacatagtcgacatagTTGTTATAATTTAACCGACGTCGACCATAACACCCGGGAGCCTCTGCACAGTCATCGATGGGGTTGAGTGTCCCCCAACGCTGATCACGACATGCTGGATTACGGTTGATGACCAGGAcaacctccgtcttgtggtgagccaacTGCCATGtccgtttcgtagaccagtactaggtcctgaaagtaacttttcagaatttTGCACAGATAGCCCAGAACCCGCATTCTGTACAGCGCTACGGCGGTTGCCACCCATTATTTCTTCTCTTTTGTTTCGATGCTTACGGATGGAGTCCAACGTCGAGATCTCTTTCCGAAATCCGACCTGCCTCTGCATTAGTTCATTCTCGCTTTCAGCGTATTTCGGCTGGAAGGAAGACTTTTttcagaagtttaccaagagcaTTCAGCAGGTATATAGAACGATACAATGCTGGATCTCCtagtggtttccctggttttggccaGCTTCAGGATTGTCCATCTATATGGGAAGTAGCCTTCGTTCAGGCATTTCAGTGGAACTAGCCccaacatgtccggaaacggaGACGCGGTCTTCAATGGCACGTTGTGAATACCGTTTGGACCAGGAGGTTTCTTTGCTTTCAGCCTTTTTACCACTATAaagagctcgtcgttggagacttgattgtcaccagcatttccaccgtctgcatcgaCGTACGGTGTAAGTGGCCATGGGGTTGAATCGTGCTTTGGGAAAAGGCCAAGATAATTTCCAGTTCGTCAGTGCACATATTCGTCGAACCATTGGGGTTAAAgactacttctctgcacagcttcttgtagcaggtggatTTGCTTAGCACTATTTTGTGTTAAAAAGCGGTTTTGGACGCTCGGAGTATCACCTTATACTCTATACAGattttgctctctgaacgcgtcatCTGGCCTTTAGATAGGCAGCACGGAGGATGCTGTGACTTTCGTTCCAACAATGCGCCGGCAGTTCCTCAGCTTCACTTTCCTCGACATTGTTACATCACACGCCCTCACTACTATTTCCGGCCGCTCATCGGTATTCGGCATTGGAGTGAgactgtcagcacgaagtgcttccacaaaaaagtttttgtcaaagtcctttattttccactttatTTTCGCTCGCCAGTTCTTACTCTCTGTGTTATAATACAATTCCGCTCATCAATGGTGTAGTTAATCCCTCGGTGGTCGCTATgcgtgtactgctcactaattcgccaattcatgttatccgtCAGGGACGGACTTTAAAATGCTAtatcgataa carries:
- the LOC131693070 gene encoding palmitoyltransferase ZDHHC5-B isoform X3, with product MAPSQKVTKKWEIFAGRNKFYCDGYLMTAPNSGVFYFTVVLITGTSGLFFAVDCPFLAERITLAIPIIGGILFVFTMSSLFRTSFSDPGIIPRASQDEAAYIEKQIEVPNSLNSPTYRPPPRTKEVFVKGQTVKLKYCFTCKIFRPPRASHCSLCDNCVDRFDHHCPWVGNCVGKRNYRFFYMFIVSLAFLAVFIFSCTTTHIVLLFKDEDQFFDIVKKTPFSVIIAIICFCSVWSVIGLAGFHTYLTTSDQTTNEDIKGSFTSKGGQQTVNPYSQGNICLNCFHILCGPITPSLIDRRGVVTDEYRTQMQPPDKYNNAPVPPLVVMQPGLDAINKPYSLENETQNSNTGVFRQRSYDNLHNAPIPTNFKYFAPQSKYNTYSDSQNQLVPQTSSAEVLQNHQSSDAHNQQQQILQQQQQQQQINININLTLPRYPYHKNRAIGRKSPQDLQLHDQSSKMFYSNHPPYYSHSSINSLNNSCSAPSQNNLLVLSDSSSSSTTTISSTTSTSSSMEQSNMLPSGSSSYLNSYDTISDQLPTNSLPHTCPGSPRAHCASPSYSELDPMLQKTKQTHHKNYKFYKNKYQQQSQLVHASAGNPISPQPSFSQFSPSFWSANSNRSSVISTGTLGSISFAAVGNGSASGGVGGDCNGSILSGGTYQNYGGVGVIGANSSSSPYAQRRADKQRFSNVYDYKFNNFDLNSIHEDASNET
- the LOC131693070 gene encoding putative uncharacterized protein DDB_G0277255 isoform X1 gives rise to the protein MAPSQKVTKKWEIFAGRNKFYCDGYLMTAPNSGVFYFTVVLITGTSGLFFAVDCPFLAERITLAIPIIGGILFVFTMSSLFRTSFSDPGIIPRASQDEAAYIEKQIEVPNSLNSPTYRPPPRTKEVFVKGQTVKLKYCFTCKIFRPPRASHCSLCDNCVDRFDHHCPWVGNCVGKRNYRFFYMFIVSLAFLAVFIFSCTTTHIVLLFKDEDQFFDIVKKTPFSVIIAIICFCSVWSVIGLAGFHTYLTTSDQTTNEDIKGSFTSKGGQQTVNPYSQGNICLNCFHILCGPITPSLIDRRGVVTDEYRTQMQPPDKYNNAPVPPLVVMQPGLDAINKPYSLENETQNSNTGVFRQRSYDNLHNGKSPSIKSSLSSINNLTNLNVTNSNHLNTSNNSSQIKNVQLSQSPSQYNNLSLSYVNLSQKTQPKLYHSATCNVTLSNFMPTHNTPMLNNNPNANYQPNPRCLQPQHHLPAAPIPTNFKYFAPQSKYNTYSDSQNQLVPQTSSAEVLQNHQSSDAHNQQQQILQQQQQQQQINININLTLPRYPYHKNRAIGRKSPQDLQLHDQSSKMFYSNHPPYYSHSSINSLNNSCSAPSQNNLLVLSDSSSSSTTTISSTTSTSSSMEQSNMLPSGSSSYLNSYDTISDQLPTNSLPHTCPGSPRAHCASPSYSELDPMLQKTKQTHHKNYKFYKNKYQQQSQLVHASAGNPISPQPSFSQFSPSFWSANSNRSSVISTGTLGSISFAAVGNGSASGGVGGDCNGSILSGGTYQNYGGVGVIGANSSSSPYAQRRADKQRFSNVYDYKFNNFDLNSIHEDASNET
- the LOC131693070 gene encoding palmitoyltransferase app isoform X5, with amino-acid sequence MAPSQKVTKKWEIFAGRNKFYCDGYLMTAPNSGVFYFTVVLITGTSGLFFAVDCPFLAERITLAIPIIGGILFVFTMSSLFRTSFSDPGIIPRASQDEAAYIEKQIEVPNSLNSPTYRPPPRTKEVFVKGQTVKLKYCFTCKIFRPPRASHCSLCDNCVDRFDHHCPWVGNCVGKRNYRFFYMFIVSLAFLAVFIFSCTTTHIVLLFKDEDQFFDIVKKTPFSVIIAIICFCSVWSVIGLAGFHTYLTTSDQTTNEDIKGSFTSKGGQQTVNPYSQGNICLNCFHILCGPITPSLIDRRGVVTDEYRTQMQPPDKYNNAPVPPLVVMQPGLDAINKPYSLENETQNSNTGVFRQRSYDNLHNEKSNSIAHLVENEVPLSNTGNISAIEDTTTTTIVMDDDTIVDMDPGGNLSKIGRDLSGSYSNLFRESTANGKLLNVASSPANSDKMHNADEIINASELMMVSSVSGHENVYSNIPSGPGAVGNGVIAGAPKRSSLNTVATHSGDTSGVR
- the LOC131693070 gene encoding palmitoyltransferase app isoform X4; its protein translation is MAPSQKVTKKWEIFAGRNKFYCDGYLMTAPNSGVFYFTVVLITGTSGLFFAVDCPFLAERITLAIPIIGGILFVFTMSSLFRTSFSDPGIIPRASQDEAAYIEKQIEVPNSLNSPTYRPPPRTKEVFVKGQTVKLKYCFTCKIFRPPRASHCSLCDNCVDRFDHHCPWVGNCVGKRNYRFFYMFIVSLAFLAVFIFSCTTTHIVLLFKDEDQFFDIVKKTPFSVIIAIICFCSVWSVIGLAGFHTYLTTSDQTTNEDIKGSFTSKGGQQTVNPYSQGNICLNCFHILCGPITPSLIDRRGVVTDEYRTQMQPPDKYNNAPVPPLVVMQPGLDAINKPYSLENETQNSNTGVFRQRSYDNLHNGKSPSIKSSLSSINNLTNLNVTNSNHLNTSNNSSQIKNVQLSQSPSQYNNLSLSYVNLSQKTQPKLYHSATCNVTLSNFMPTHNTPMLNNNPNANYQPNPRCLQPQHHLPAAPIPTNFKYFAPQSKYNTYSDSQNQLVPQTSSAEVLQNHQSSDAHNQQQQILQQQQQQQQINININLTLPREIQ